A region of Oxyura jamaicensis isolate SHBP4307 breed ruddy duck chromosome 9, BPBGC_Ojam_1.0, whole genome shotgun sequence DNA encodes the following proteins:
- the XRN1 gene encoding 5'-3' exoribonuclease 1 isoform X3 — MGVPKFYRWVSERYPCLSQVLKEHQIPEFDNLYLDMNGIIHQCSHPNDDDVHFRISEDKIFADIFHYLEVLFRIIKPRKVFFMAVDGVAPRAKMNQQRGRRFRSAKEAEDKIKKALEKGETLPTEARFDSNCITPGTEFMARLHEHLKYFVNMKISTDKSWQGVTVYLSGHETPGEGEHKIMEFIRSEKAKPHHDPNTRHCLYGLDADLIMLGLTSHEAHFALLREEVRFGGKKSQRACAPEETTFHLLHLSLMREYIDYEFSPVKDKIPFEYDIERIIDDWILMGFLVGNDFIPHLPHLHINHDALPLLYRTYMAILPELGGYINENGHLNLKRFEKYLTRLSDFDREHFSEVFVDLKWFESKVGNKYLNEAAGIAAEEARNNKQKKQKAQENSLCLAALEKNEVATSRTVLEDEPEDDDLFETEFRQYKRTYYMTKMGVEVVSDDFLADQAECYVQAIQWILHYYYHGVQSWSWYYPYHYAPYLSDIRNISELEIKFELGKPFMPFEQLLAVLPAASKDLLPKCYQHLMISQDSPIIEYYPPDFKTDLNGKQQEWEAVVLIPFIDEKRLLQAMESCNKCLKEEEKRRNTHSACLMYWHDKDAEFQYMSPWPEKFPAIERCHTRYKTIPLDAWHVEITHNQITKINKSALYFCGFPTLKHIKHKFYLRKSGVQVFQQSSHGENMMLEIITDESSKDQTVENVASLILGKLVFVNWPHLEEARVVAVSDGETKFYLEEPHGTQKLYMGNAVPPTKVAYVGDKEQSMWLKEVQGLSEHYQRRKGIIIHETSIVVYAQLLTGNRYQLNQNGEVYLEKQWSKQVLPFVYQTVVKDIKAFDSRFSNIKTLDDLFPPGSTAFMLGSPYYGCMGEVQDSRDVIPEGRIRVVFNIPCEPQLDLLIQNQHKYSVKYNPAYILASRLGVSGYLVSRFTGSIFIGRGSKKNPHGDHKANVGLNLKFNKKNEEVPGYTKKVGSEWMYSSAVEQLLAEYLERVPELFNYIAKNSQEDIFYEDDIWPGEDENGAEKVQEIVAWLKAHPVSALSRSSCDLQILDAAIAEKIEEEIEKCKQRKSNKKVRVTVKPHLLYRPLEQQNGVVPDRDAEYKLFDRVVNVRENFSVPVGLRGTIIGIKGASRETDVLFEVLFDEEFLGGLTIRCSPARGYRLPSSALINLSHGSRSEMGNQKLTAIVKPQPAANNYNSYASDLSSVCSQKVHLGGLNHSPRSLFVPTQQLNGRQHYNLRAENQGTSNSPHKGSFLSGNQKNKAQSKQDDEFCSIWQSLQVSGKSYHTQQNVHEKGAVLPQEIKLGTSNQFCKPVFSDSSFKGQQRKQEPYKKFKEDSKVTRGENQPHNKVANKQNFAGVNKYNVKLLKRNESPNVIQKAAGDGPCTGGKKDNDLESLLASLKISKENEGQTYSKEARATNEEHLSPQSFAMKGTQMLKEILKIDGSDVEMRNEVKSQVSDVPASPGRQDCHGAALQYRQPKKMAAYMNKPHSTGGAQNTPALETGGHPFVGPQPAMSTPVSELSRICSLVGMSQPDFSFVKTPQTMTVCHIKLSNGLLVHGPQCHSEAEAKEKAALFALQRLSSIGVNFTLPPPPPPPVFPNYQPLGVPVPPGPIPPVFTQPPANMMPPSSHMFGPVSWGAPVPIHGKHYYPGSYPGNVSLAGTIPVGSHNQFIPLQGH; from the exons aTGGGCGTCCCTAAGTTCTACCGCTGGGTCTCGGAGCGGTACCCGTGCCTCAGCCAGGTGCTGAAGGAGCACCAG ATTCCAGAATTTGACAACTTGTACCTGGACATGAATGGCATTATACATCAGTGTTCACATCCAAATGATGATGATGTTCACTTCAGGATCTCAGAAGATAAGAtttttgctgatatttttcacTATTTGGAAGTACTGTTTCGCATTATTAAGCCAAGGAAGGTTTTCTTCATGGCAGTTGATGGTGTAGCTCCAAGAGCAAAAATGAATCAGCAGCGTGGGAGACGTTTTAG atcAGCAAAAGAGGcagaggacaaaataaaaaaggcattagAAAAGGGAGAAACTCTACCTACTGAAGCCAGATTCGACTCCAACTGTATTACACCAG GAACTGAATTCATGGCTAGATTGCATGAACATCTTAAATATTTCGTCAATATGAAAATTTCTACAGACAAATCCTGGCAGGGAGTAACAGTCTACTTATCAGGCCATGAG ACTCCAGGGGAAGGAGAGCATAAAATTATGGAGTTCATCAgatcagaaaaagcaaagcccCATCATGATCCAAACACGAGACACTGTCTCTACGGCTTAGATGCTGACTTG ATTATGCTGGGATTAACAAGTCATGAGGCACACTTTGCGCTCTTAAGAGAAGAAGTCAGATTTGGTGGTAAAAAATCTCAAAG AGCATGTGCACCAGAGGAAACCACATTTCATTTACTGCACTTATCACTGATGAGAGAATATATTGATTATGAATTTTCACCAGTAAAA gataagATTCCATTTGAATATGATATTGAAAGGATAATAGATGATTGGATCTTAATGGGTTTTCTTGTAGGCAATGATTTTATTCCTCATCTACCTCATTTACACATTAATCATGATGCGCTGCCGCTACTTTATAGAACATACATGGCTATCTTGCCAGAACTGGGAG GttacataaatgaaaatgggCATCTGAATTTAAAACGCTTCGAGAAGTATCTCACGAGATTGTCAGAT TTTGATCGTGAACACTTCAGTGAAGTCTTTGTAGACCTAAAATGGTTTGAAAGTAAAGTAGGCAATAAATACCTCAATGAGGCAGCTGGTATTGCAGCAGAAGAAGCCAGaaacaataaacaaaagaaacagaag GCTCAGGAAAATTCTTTATGTTTGgctgcattagaaaaaaatgaagttgcgACCTCCAGAA CTGTGTTGGAAGATGAACCAGAAGATGATGATCTGTTTGAAACAGAGTTTAGGCAATACAAGAGAACTTACTACATGACTAAAATGGGTGTAGAAGTAGTTTCAGA tgacttCCTGGCTGATCAAGCTGAATGTTACGTCCAGGCAATACAATGgattttgcattattattacCACGGAGTTCAGTCATGGAGCTG gtaTTACCCATATCATTATGCACCTTATCTGTCAGATATTCGCAACATCAGTGAACTCGAAATCAAATTTGAACTGGGAAAACCTTTCATGCCATTTGAACAGCTTCTTGCTGTACTTCCAGCAGCTAGCAAAGATCTATTACCTAAATGTTACCAG CATTTGATGATTAGTCAAGACTCTCCTATTATAGAATATTATCCACCAGACTTTAAAACTGACCTGaatggaaaacagcaagaatgGGAAGCTGTGGTATTAATCCCTTTTATTGATGAG AAACGACTGCTGCAGGCCATGGAATCATGTAATAAGTGCCtaaaagaagaggagaaacgCAGAAATACTCACAGTGCCTGCTTAATGTACTGGCATGACAAAGATGCAGAGTTCCAGTACATGTCTCCTTGGCCAGAGAAATTTCCTGCAATTGAAAGGTGTCATACCAG GTATAAAACAATACCTTTGGATGCTTGGCATGTAGAAATTACCCACAATCAAATAACTAAAATCAACAAGAGTGCATTATATTTTTGTGGATTTCCTACTTTAAAGCACATTAAACATAAG TTCTATCTTAGAAAAAGTGGCGTGCAGGTGTTTCAGCAAAGCAGCCATGGAGAAAACATGATGTTAGAAATCATAACTGATGAAAGCTCAAAAGATCAA ACAGTGGAGAACGTTGCCAGTTTGATACTTGGAAAGCTTGTTTTTGTTAACTGGCCACACCTTGAAGAAGCCAGAGTTGTTGCTGTGTCAGATGGAGAAACCAA GTTCTACTTGGAAGAACCACATGGAACACAGAAGCTCTACATGGGAAATGCAGTGCCCCCAACTAAAGTGGCATATGTTGGAGATAAGGAACAAAGCATGTGGTTAAAAGAAGTGCAAGGTCTTTCAGAGCA TtaccagagaagaaaaggaataattatTCATGAAACATCAATAGTTGTGTATGCTCAGTTACTCACTGGCAATAGATACCAACTAAACCAAAATGGTGAAGTATATTTGGAGAAGCAGTGGTCAAAACaagttcttccttttgtttacCAAACTGTTGTCAAG GATATCAAAGCTTTTGACTCTCGTTTTTCAAACATCAAAACTTTGGATGACTTGTTTCCTCCTGGGAGCACAGCCTTTATGCTGGGATCTCCTTACTATGGCTGCATGGGAGAA GTTCAAGATTCACGTGATGTGATCCCAGAAGGTAGAATTCGTGTAGTTTTCAATATTCCTTGTGAACCCCAGCTTGATCTTTTAATACAGAATCAGCAT aaatactctGTGAAATACAATCCTGCGTATATTTTGGCCAGCCGTCTCGGAGTAAGTGGATATCTGGTCTCCAGATTTACAGGGAGTATCTTTATTGGAAGAGGatcaaagaaaaa TCCTCATGGAGATCACAAAGCAAACGTGGGGCTGAACTTGAAGTTCAATAAGAAAAACGAAGAAGTTCCTGGCTATACTAAGAAAGTTGGAAGTGAATGGATGTATTCCTCTGCAGTAGAACAATTACTTGCTGAGTATTTAGAAAG GGTTCCTGAGTTGTTTAATTATATAGCCAAGAACAGTCAGGAAGATATATTCTATGAAGATGACATCTGGCCTGGTGAGGATGAGAATGG AGCTGAGAAAGTTCAAGAAATTGTTGCCTGGTTAAAGGCACATCCTGTCTCTGCTTTATCTCGCTCATCTTGTGACTTGCAAATTTTGGATGCAGCCATTGCTGAGAAAATTgaagaagaaatagagaaatgcAAG CAAAGAAAGAGTAACAAGAAGGTGCGAGTAACTGTGAAACCCCATTTGCTATACAGA CCTTTAGAACAACAGAATGGGGTTGTTCCAGATAGAGATGCGGAGTATAAGCTGTTTGATCGTGTTGTCAATGTGAGAGAGaacttttctgttcctgttggTCTTCGAGGTACCATTATAGGAATTAAAGGAg CTAGTAGAGAAACGGATGTTCTCTTTGAAGTTTTGTTTGATGAAGAATTCCTGGGAGGCCTAACTATAAG GTGCTCACCTGCCAGAGGTTATCGTCTGCCATCAAGTGCCTTAATTAACCTGTCTCATGGTAGTCGGTCAGAAATGGGAAATCAAAAACTGACAGCCATAGTTAAACCTCAGCCAGCTGCGAATAACTACAACTCATATGCATCTGATCTGTCATCTGTATGCTCACAAAAAGTGCATCTGGGAGGCCTCAACCATTCTCCTCGCTCCCTTTTTGTTCCTACTCAA CAACTGAATGGAAGACAGCATTACAATCTCAGGGCTGAAAATCAGGGCACCTCCAACTCACCCCACAAAGGATCATTTCTGAGTGgcaatcagaaaaataaa GCACAAAGTAAGCAAGATGATGAATTCTGCAGTATATGGCAATCATTGCAGGTTTCTGGGAAGTCTTACCACACTCAGCAAAATGTGCATGAGAAG GGTGCAGTTCTACCTCAGGAAATCAAGCTGGGAACTAGTAATCAGTTCTGTAAGCCAGTCTTCAGTGACAGCAGCTTTAAAGgtcagcaaagaaaacaggagccatataaaaaat TTAAAGAAGATTCCAAAGTGACAAGAGGTGAAAATCAGCCACATAATAAAGTAGCAAACAAACAG AATTTTGCAGGTGTGAATAAGTATAATGTCAAACttctgaagagaaatgaaagtCCCAATGTCATTCAGAAGGCAGCAGGTGATGGTCCATGTACAGGTGGAAAG aaggacaatgatcttgaaagtcttctagcttctttgaaaatttccaaagaaaatgaagggcaGACTTATTCCAAGGAAGCAAGAGCTACAAATGAAGAACATCTGTCACCACAATCATTTGCTATG aaaggaaCGCAGATGCTCAAAGAAATTTTGAAGATAGATGGCTCTGACGTGGAGATGAGGAATGAAGTGAAATCCCAAGTTAGTGATGTTCCTGCTTCCCCAGGTAGACAGGATTGCCATGGAGCTGCTTTGCAATATagacaaccaaaaaaaatgg CTGCTTATATGAACAAGCCTCATAGTACTGGAGGCGCTCAGAATACACCAGCACTGGAAACTGGAGGTCACCCTTTTGTTGGTCCACAGCCTGCAATGTCTACTCCTGTTTCTGAACTTTCTCGTATTTGTTCTCTTGTTGGAATGTCGCAACCAGATTTCTCTTTTGTAAAAACACCACAG ACTATGACAGTTTGTCACATAAAATTATCCAATGGATTGTTGGTTCATGGACCGCAGTGTCATTCTGAAGCTGAAGCAAAGGAGaaagctgctctttttgctttacAGCGTTTG AGCTCTATAGGAGTGAACTTCACTTTGCCTCCACCTCCCCCTCCACCTGTGTTTCCAAATTATCAACCACTGGGAGTTCCTGTACCACCTGGACCTATTCCTCCAGTCTTTACACAACCCCCTG CTAATATGATGCCTCCGTCATCCCACATGTTTGGTCCAGTGTCCTGGGGAGCTCCAGTGCCTATTCATGGCAAACATTATTATCCTGGTTCCTATCCAGGAAACGTGTCTCTTGCAGGAACTATACCAGTTGGCTCTCACAACCAGTTCATACCTCTGCAG GGACACTGA
- the XRN1 gene encoding 5'-3' exoribonuclease 1 isoform X1, with product MGVPKFYRWVSERYPCLSQVLKEHQIPEFDNLYLDMNGIIHQCSHPNDDDVHFRISEDKIFADIFHYLEVLFRIIKPRKVFFMAVDGVAPRAKMNQQRGRRFRSAKEAEDKIKKALEKGETLPTEARFDSNCITPGTEFMARLHEHLKYFVNMKISTDKSWQGVTVYLSGHETPGEGEHKIMEFIRSEKAKPHHDPNTRHCLYGLDADLIMLGLTSHEAHFALLREEVRFGGKKSQRACAPEETTFHLLHLSLMREYIDYEFSPVKDKIPFEYDIERIIDDWILMGFLVGNDFIPHLPHLHINHDALPLLYRTYMAILPELGGYINENGHLNLKRFEKYLTRLSDFDREHFSEVFVDLKWFESKVGNKYLNEAAGIAAEEARNNKQKKQKAQENSLCLAALEKNEVATSRTVLEDEPEDDDLFETEFRQYKRTYYMTKMGVEVVSDDFLADQAECYVQAIQWILHYYYHGVQSWSWYYPYHYAPYLSDIRNISELEIKFELGKPFMPFEQLLAVLPAASKDLLPKCYQHLMISQDSPIIEYYPPDFKTDLNGKQQEWEAVVLIPFIDEKRLLQAMESCNKCLKEEEKRRNTHSACLMYWHDKDAEFQYMSPWPEKFPAIERCHTRYKTIPLDAWHVEITHNQITKINKSALYFCGFPTLKHIKHKFYLRKSGVQVFQQSSHGENMMLEIITDESSKDQTVENVASLILGKLVFVNWPHLEEARVVAVSDGETKFYLEEPHGTQKLYMGNAVPPTKVAYVGDKEQSMWLKEVQGLSEHYQRRKGIIIHETSIVVYAQLLTGNRYQLNQNGEVYLEKQWSKQVLPFVYQTVVKDIKAFDSRFSNIKTLDDLFPPGSTAFMLGSPYYGCMGEVQDSRDVIPEGRIRVVFNIPCEPQLDLLIQNQHKYSVKYNPAYILASRLGVSGYLVSRFTGSIFIGRGSKKNPHGDHKANVGLNLKFNKKNEEVPGYTKKVGSEWMYSSAVEQLLAEYLERVPELFNYIAKNSQEDIFYEDDIWPGEDENGAEKVQEIVAWLKAHPVSALSRSSCDLQILDAAIAEKIEEEIEKCKQRKSNKKVRVTVKPHLLYRPLEQQNGVVPDRDAEYKLFDRVVNVRENFSVPVGLRGTIIGIKGASRETDVLFEVLFDEEFLGGLTIRCSPARGYRLPSSALINLSHGSRSEMGNQKLTAIVKPQPAANNYNSYASDLSSVCSQKVHLGGLNHSPRSLFVPTQQLNGRQHYNLRAENQGTSNSPHKGSFLSGNQKNKAQSKQDDEFCSIWQSLQVSGKSYHTQQNVHEKGAVLPQEIKLGTSNQFCKPVFSDSSFKGQQRKQEPYKKFKEDSKVTRGENQPHNKVANKQNFAGVNKYNVKLLKRNESPNVIQKAAGDGPCTGGKKDNDLESLLASLKISKENEGQTYSKEARATNEEHLSPQSFAMKGTQMLKEILKIDGSDVEMRNEVKSQVSDVPASPGRQDCHGAALQYRQPKKMAAYMNKPHSTGGAQNTPALETGGHPFVGPQPAMSTPVSELSRICSLVGMSQPDFSFVKTPQTMTVCHIKLSNGLLVHGPQCHSEAEAKEKAALFALQRLSSIGVNFTLPPPPPPPVFPNYQPLGVPVPPGPIPPVFTQPPANMMPPSSHMFGPVSWGAPVPIHGKHYYPGSYPGNVSLAGTIPVGSHNQFIPLQVTKKRAASKKNFELKEFQSPPQAAPLKNEQPVSSDHIQQDSSSAPLKSPQAAQSTVSFQDNVATPSVPHNKSTPNTSSKRKPRKLAVNFGAPKSSE from the exons aTGGGCGTCCCTAAGTTCTACCGCTGGGTCTCGGAGCGGTACCCGTGCCTCAGCCAGGTGCTGAAGGAGCACCAG ATTCCAGAATTTGACAACTTGTACCTGGACATGAATGGCATTATACATCAGTGTTCACATCCAAATGATGATGATGTTCACTTCAGGATCTCAGAAGATAAGAtttttgctgatatttttcacTATTTGGAAGTACTGTTTCGCATTATTAAGCCAAGGAAGGTTTTCTTCATGGCAGTTGATGGTGTAGCTCCAAGAGCAAAAATGAATCAGCAGCGTGGGAGACGTTTTAG atcAGCAAAAGAGGcagaggacaaaataaaaaaggcattagAAAAGGGAGAAACTCTACCTACTGAAGCCAGATTCGACTCCAACTGTATTACACCAG GAACTGAATTCATGGCTAGATTGCATGAACATCTTAAATATTTCGTCAATATGAAAATTTCTACAGACAAATCCTGGCAGGGAGTAACAGTCTACTTATCAGGCCATGAG ACTCCAGGGGAAGGAGAGCATAAAATTATGGAGTTCATCAgatcagaaaaagcaaagcccCATCATGATCCAAACACGAGACACTGTCTCTACGGCTTAGATGCTGACTTG ATTATGCTGGGATTAACAAGTCATGAGGCACACTTTGCGCTCTTAAGAGAAGAAGTCAGATTTGGTGGTAAAAAATCTCAAAG AGCATGTGCACCAGAGGAAACCACATTTCATTTACTGCACTTATCACTGATGAGAGAATATATTGATTATGAATTTTCACCAGTAAAA gataagATTCCATTTGAATATGATATTGAAAGGATAATAGATGATTGGATCTTAATGGGTTTTCTTGTAGGCAATGATTTTATTCCTCATCTACCTCATTTACACATTAATCATGATGCGCTGCCGCTACTTTATAGAACATACATGGCTATCTTGCCAGAACTGGGAG GttacataaatgaaaatgggCATCTGAATTTAAAACGCTTCGAGAAGTATCTCACGAGATTGTCAGAT TTTGATCGTGAACACTTCAGTGAAGTCTTTGTAGACCTAAAATGGTTTGAAAGTAAAGTAGGCAATAAATACCTCAATGAGGCAGCTGGTATTGCAGCAGAAGAAGCCAGaaacaataaacaaaagaaacagaag GCTCAGGAAAATTCTTTATGTTTGgctgcattagaaaaaaatgaagttgcgACCTCCAGAA CTGTGTTGGAAGATGAACCAGAAGATGATGATCTGTTTGAAACAGAGTTTAGGCAATACAAGAGAACTTACTACATGACTAAAATGGGTGTAGAAGTAGTTTCAGA tgacttCCTGGCTGATCAAGCTGAATGTTACGTCCAGGCAATACAATGgattttgcattattattacCACGGAGTTCAGTCATGGAGCTG gtaTTACCCATATCATTATGCACCTTATCTGTCAGATATTCGCAACATCAGTGAACTCGAAATCAAATTTGAACTGGGAAAACCTTTCATGCCATTTGAACAGCTTCTTGCTGTACTTCCAGCAGCTAGCAAAGATCTATTACCTAAATGTTACCAG CATTTGATGATTAGTCAAGACTCTCCTATTATAGAATATTATCCACCAGACTTTAAAACTGACCTGaatggaaaacagcaagaatgGGAAGCTGTGGTATTAATCCCTTTTATTGATGAG AAACGACTGCTGCAGGCCATGGAATCATGTAATAAGTGCCtaaaagaagaggagaaacgCAGAAATACTCACAGTGCCTGCTTAATGTACTGGCATGACAAAGATGCAGAGTTCCAGTACATGTCTCCTTGGCCAGAGAAATTTCCTGCAATTGAAAGGTGTCATACCAG GTATAAAACAATACCTTTGGATGCTTGGCATGTAGAAATTACCCACAATCAAATAACTAAAATCAACAAGAGTGCATTATATTTTTGTGGATTTCCTACTTTAAAGCACATTAAACATAAG TTCTATCTTAGAAAAAGTGGCGTGCAGGTGTTTCAGCAAAGCAGCCATGGAGAAAACATGATGTTAGAAATCATAACTGATGAAAGCTCAAAAGATCAA ACAGTGGAGAACGTTGCCAGTTTGATACTTGGAAAGCTTGTTTTTGTTAACTGGCCACACCTTGAAGAAGCCAGAGTTGTTGCTGTGTCAGATGGAGAAACCAA GTTCTACTTGGAAGAACCACATGGAACACAGAAGCTCTACATGGGAAATGCAGTGCCCCCAACTAAAGTGGCATATGTTGGAGATAAGGAACAAAGCATGTGGTTAAAAGAAGTGCAAGGTCTTTCAGAGCA TtaccagagaagaaaaggaataattatTCATGAAACATCAATAGTTGTGTATGCTCAGTTACTCACTGGCAATAGATACCAACTAAACCAAAATGGTGAAGTATATTTGGAGAAGCAGTGGTCAAAACaagttcttccttttgtttacCAAACTGTTGTCAAG GATATCAAAGCTTTTGACTCTCGTTTTTCAAACATCAAAACTTTGGATGACTTGTTTCCTCCTGGGAGCACAGCCTTTATGCTGGGATCTCCTTACTATGGCTGCATGGGAGAA GTTCAAGATTCACGTGATGTGATCCCAGAAGGTAGAATTCGTGTAGTTTTCAATATTCCTTGTGAACCCCAGCTTGATCTTTTAATACAGAATCAGCAT aaatactctGTGAAATACAATCCTGCGTATATTTTGGCCAGCCGTCTCGGAGTAAGTGGATATCTGGTCTCCAGATTTACAGGGAGTATCTTTATTGGAAGAGGatcaaagaaaaa TCCTCATGGAGATCACAAAGCAAACGTGGGGCTGAACTTGAAGTTCAATAAGAAAAACGAAGAAGTTCCTGGCTATACTAAGAAAGTTGGAAGTGAATGGATGTATTCCTCTGCAGTAGAACAATTACTTGCTGAGTATTTAGAAAG GGTTCCTGAGTTGTTTAATTATATAGCCAAGAACAGTCAGGAAGATATATTCTATGAAGATGACATCTGGCCTGGTGAGGATGAGAATGG AGCTGAGAAAGTTCAAGAAATTGTTGCCTGGTTAAAGGCACATCCTGTCTCTGCTTTATCTCGCTCATCTTGTGACTTGCAAATTTTGGATGCAGCCATTGCTGAGAAAATTgaagaagaaatagagaaatgcAAG CAAAGAAAGAGTAACAAGAAGGTGCGAGTAACTGTGAAACCCCATTTGCTATACAGA CCTTTAGAACAACAGAATGGGGTTGTTCCAGATAGAGATGCGGAGTATAAGCTGTTTGATCGTGTTGTCAATGTGAGAGAGaacttttctgttcctgttggTCTTCGAGGTACCATTATAGGAATTAAAGGAg CTAGTAGAGAAACGGATGTTCTCTTTGAAGTTTTGTTTGATGAAGAATTCCTGGGAGGCCTAACTATAAG GTGCTCACCTGCCAGAGGTTATCGTCTGCCATCAAGTGCCTTAATTAACCTGTCTCATGGTAGTCGGTCAGAAATGGGAAATCAAAAACTGACAGCCATAGTTAAACCTCAGCCAGCTGCGAATAACTACAACTCATATGCATCTGATCTGTCATCTGTATGCTCACAAAAAGTGCATCTGGGAGGCCTCAACCATTCTCCTCGCTCCCTTTTTGTTCCTACTCAA CAACTGAATGGAAGACAGCATTACAATCTCAGGGCTGAAAATCAGGGCACCTCCAACTCACCCCACAAAGGATCATTTCTGAGTGgcaatcagaaaaataaa GCACAAAGTAAGCAAGATGATGAATTCTGCAGTATATGGCAATCATTGCAGGTTTCTGGGAAGTCTTACCACACTCAGCAAAATGTGCATGAGAAG GGTGCAGTTCTACCTCAGGAAATCAAGCTGGGAACTAGTAATCAGTTCTGTAAGCCAGTCTTCAGTGACAGCAGCTTTAAAGgtcagcaaagaaaacaggagccatataaaaaat TTAAAGAAGATTCCAAAGTGACAAGAGGTGAAAATCAGCCACATAATAAAGTAGCAAACAAACAG AATTTTGCAGGTGTGAATAAGTATAATGTCAAACttctgaagagaaatgaaagtCCCAATGTCATTCAGAAGGCAGCAGGTGATGGTCCATGTACAGGTGGAAAG aaggacaatgatcttgaaagtcttctagcttctttgaaaatttccaaagaaaatgaagggcaGACTTATTCCAAGGAAGCAAGAGCTACAAATGAAGAACATCTGTCACCACAATCATTTGCTATG aaaggaaCGCAGATGCTCAAAGAAATTTTGAAGATAGATGGCTCTGACGTGGAGATGAGGAATGAAGTGAAATCCCAAGTTAGTGATGTTCCTGCTTCCCCAGGTAGACAGGATTGCCATGGAGCTGCTTTGCAATATagacaaccaaaaaaaatgg CTGCTTATATGAACAAGCCTCATAGTACTGGAGGCGCTCAGAATACACCAGCACTGGAAACTGGAGGTCACCCTTTTGTTGGTCCACAGCCTGCAATGTCTACTCCTGTTTCTGAACTTTCTCGTATTTGTTCTCTTGTTGGAATGTCGCAACCAGATTTCTCTTTTGTAAAAACACCACAG ACTATGACAGTTTGTCACATAAAATTATCCAATGGATTGTTGGTTCATGGACCGCAGTGTCATTCTGAAGCTGAAGCAAAGGAGaaagctgctctttttgctttacAGCGTTTG AGCTCTATAGGAGTGAACTTCACTTTGCCTCCACCTCCCCCTCCACCTGTGTTTCCAAATTATCAACCACTGGGAGTTCCTGTACCACCTGGACCTATTCCTCCAGTCTTTACACAACCCCCTG CTAATATGATGCCTCCGTCATCCCACATGTTTGGTCCAGTGTCCTGGGGAGCTCCAGTGCCTATTCATGGCAAACATTATTATCCTGGTTCCTATCCAGGAAACGTGTCTCTTGCAGGAACTATACCAGTTGGCTCTCACAACCAGTTCATACCTCTGCAG gtAACTAAAAAAAGGGCTGCTAGCAAGAAAAACTTTGAGCTCAAGGAGTTTCAGAGTCCCCCTCAAGCTGCACCACTAAAGAATGAACAGCCAGTGTCTTCTGACCACATTCAGCAAGATAGCTCTTCAGCTCCTTTAAAATCTCCTCAAGCTGCTCAATCCACTGTTTCATTTCAAGACAATGTGGCTACTCCAAGTGTTCCTCATAACAAATCAACACCAAACACTTCCAGCAAGCGAAAGCCAAGAAAGCTGGCTGTCAATTTTGGCGCACCAAAATCTTCAGAATAA